One region of Quercus lobata isolate SW786 chromosome 2, ValleyOak3.0 Primary Assembly, whole genome shotgun sequence genomic DNA includes:
- the LOC115978364 gene encoding uncharacterized protein LOC115978364, which produces MGRSCFHRILLVSSLLVLFFSHGFGRKVMETVEHEDSSTVEGEETIGKSREIAELMDYSDPGPNTNPKAGYNLSPPPHA; this is translated from the exons ATGGGTCGGTCCTGTTTTCACAGGATTCTTCTTGTTTCATCACTTCTGGTTCTGTTCTTCTCTCATG GATTTGGTAGAAAAGTGATGGAGACGGTTGAGCATGAAGATAGTTCCACTGTTGAAGGAGAG GAAACTATAGGAAAATCAAGGGAGATTGCAGAATTGATGGATTATTCAGATCCGGGGCCAAACACTAACCCGAAAGCCGGTTACAATCTCAGCCCTCCTCCGCATGCCTAA
- the LOC115978381 gene encoding uncharacterized protein LOC115978381 encodes MNQNLRALVIGVVGAAITLSSYSQTLISPTQCVTVGLLVLMFALIVREGFISL; translated from the coding sequence ATGAACCAGAACTTGAGAGCTTTGGTGATTGGAGTAGTAGGTGCAGCCATCACCTTGTCTTCTTATTCACAGACTCTCATCTCTCCCACTCAGTGTGTCACAGTTGGCCTCCTTGTCCTCATGTTTGCCTTGATTGTCAGAGAAGGTTTCATATCTCTTTAA
- the LOC115978365 gene encoding probable calcium-binding protein CML45: MTILLNHNRITMENRPSVNNGSSCLMCFWFGNPLLTIFGVITRKFWSRFWCSFQSQLNFENSNVWPEDKNPGSELSQLQPTCADCSSEKKDDESLSRGDVETIMKRLGICCSPEDDELQVRFSSKELSELFDEKEPSLEEVKEAFDVFDENRDGFIDARELQRVLRNLGLKEGEELHNCEKMIRAFNENGDGRIDFNGFVKFMEKCLS; the protein is encoded by the coding sequence ATGACTATTCTTTTGAACCATAACAGAATCACAATGGAGAACAGACCATCAGTTAACAACGGCTCCTCTTGCCTGATGTGTTTTTGGTTTGGAAACCCTTTGTTGACAATTTTTGGGGTCATCACACGAAAGTTTTGGTCAAGATTTTGGTGTTCTTTCCAATCCCAACTCAACTTTGAAAACTCAAACGTTTGGCCTGAAGACAAGAATCCAGGTTCTGAGTTGAGCCAGCTGCAACCGACTTGTGCTGATTGCTCAAGTGAAAAGAAGGATGATGAAAGCTTGAGCAGAGGAGATGTTGAAACGATCATGAAAAGATTGGGAATTTGTTGCAGCCCAGAAGATGATGAACTTCAAGTGAGGTTCAGTTCCAAGGAGCTTTCAGAGCTGTTTGACGAGAAGGAGCCGAGCTTGGAGGAGGTGAAGGAAGCTTTTGATGTGTTTGATGAGAACAGAGATGGGTTCATTGATGCAAGGGAATTGCAGAGAGTTCTCCGTAATTTAGGCTTAAAGGAAGGCGAAGAGCTACATAACTGTGAGAAAATGATCAGGGCATTCAATGAAAACGGAGATGGAAGGATAGATTTCAATGGATTTGTAAAATTCATGGAGAAATGTCTAAGTTGA